Genomic window (Eubalaena glacialis isolate mEubGla1 chromosome X, mEubGla1.1.hap2.+ XY, whole genome shotgun sequence):
AGAAGAGAGATACTTTCTctaatttccttccatttcttcccCCAGTCATTCAGTCACCCATATCAGAAACCCCATGGTTATCCTTGGCTCCTTTTGTCATGTTCAGTTTTCAGTTGGGCACCAGGTTCTGCGATTTCAGTCCTAAGATACGACTCAAGTGTAGCCCTCTTCCCCATCCATACTACCTCTGTCCTAATTTTTGAGGCCTTGTCATCTGTCACCTGCATTATTGCAGTAGACTCAAAAGTGATatctctgctttatgttttgatCCCTTTGAATCCACCTTTCTCAAGGCCAGCATGGTGTAGCAGAAATGGTGATCTGACCTTGTCACTGCTCTGCCTATGAGTCTCCCACCACCTACAGCAGAAGTTCTCAAACTGCTGATCAGAATCCCTGGGGCAGGGTTCCTCTAAATCTGTCTATCAGGCCCCACCCCTGCTAATTCTGATTCTGTAGAACTGCTTGGCGAGGGCCTGTGTTTTTAAGTTCCCTGAGAGACTGTGGCACCTGACCAGACTGAAAAACCTCCTGCCTACCAAGGTCAAGCATGAGCCCCTCTGCCTGGTTGTACAAAGCCCTCCGTGACCCGGCTCTAGCTTAGCAGTCAGCCACATTTCTCACCATGTGCTGCGTGTCTACTTGTTTAGGTAAAAATCATCCAATTTTATGTGAATCAAGTTAGAGATTATATTTGTAAAAAGGGCTTTtgaaaatggtaacttttatttaaatatctgcTATTATTATTTGTCATGTATTTCCTGCCTTTTTAGTGGATGATGCTGGCAAAATAGAACACGACGGTTCCTCTGGAATGACCATGGATGCAGAGTCGGAAATCGATCCTTGTAAAGTGGATGGCACTTGCCCTGAAGTCATCAAGGTGTACATTTTTAAAGCTGACCCTGGAGAGGATGACTTAGGTAAGAGGAAACCTTCAGCATAGTATACCTCCTGATCAAACACTTCAACCTAATTATTTTTTGGTGGTTTAGACTGAGAATATTTGTAATCTTTTCTGAAGATAACATTTTAAGCAAGGGTTCCAATATAGCAGTAGAAAAGTATGTAAAATGTAGTAAGTGAAACAGGTGGAAATGAAGTCTTCACATAAATTCTTGGAGCCTTCATCTTCTCTGATAGGTGGCACTGTAGACATTGTGGAGAGTGAGCCTGAGAATGATCATGGAGTTGAACTACTTGATCAAAATAGCAGTATTCGTGTGCCAAGGGAAAAGATGGTTTATATGACTGTCAACGACTCTCAGCAAGAAGATGAAGATTTAAGTaagtaggtggcctttttgtgggagagaattttatgttcctgtagctctttttttttttttctttttttaaaaaatatggccaGTATCTGAAGGAAACAAGTAGGATTATTGTAGAGATTATTATTCTGCTGTATTTCAAGGGAAACATCAATGACTTATTATGTGTGCTTAGAatgttgctttaaaaacaaattaaggaactatattcagtatcctataatgaaccataatggaaaagaatatggaaaaataagATTATTAAAAAAGCACATTATGGTAAAAGCCGAGGAATGTATGattcattcagtaagtatttattgagtgcttactacgtGAAAGCTATGTTCTAGGTATATAACATGTGAACCTTCTTTCTATTTGTCTATTAACTGAATTcaagtgaaaatatcttttcctGTGATCTCTGTAAACCTAGTCACACAAGTTTCTATAATTTTCTACTCAGATGTTGCAGAAATTGCAGACGAAGTTTATATGGAAGTGATTGTAGGAGAGGAGGATGCTGCTGCCGCAGCGGCAGCCGCTGCCGCGCACGAACAGCAAATCGATGACAATGAAATCAAAACTTTCATGCCAATAGCATGGGCAGCAGCTTACGGTAAGTCGTGTTGCAGCTCTTGGGATTGAATTGGTTCTTGAACGTGAATTCATGATTGAAAACGGTTTCTGTGGTCTTAGGTTTCAGAAATCTGAAATACCAGCACCCTGTAAGGGTTATTTGATTTGCATAAGAGTAGAGGAAGATTATAAAGtctactttttgtctttatttttaacaggAATTTCCTTCATGTGTATATTACGTAGAAGGAAGTACTGCAAGAAGTACACAGGCTTTCAAGCTGAAACTTTTCATCTTGATTATATGTGGCCCATGACTTTACAATTTTGGGAGACAACAAGGGAGTCCATGGCCATGGGGCAAAATGCTGACATGTGTTTTTTAGATTTGGAAGCTAGGCATTTCCTATGGTCTTGCTATATAATAAATGTGGTCATAAAACCCATTACCTAGAATGGGGAATTTCTGTCATTCATGAGTATCATGGCTAACTTTCGTTGTTATAGTTAATAAAGAGTCCCTAattctttataatttataatactgtataattttgttttttaatgcgcATTGTTAGGTAATAATTCTGATGGAATTGAAAACCGGAATGGCACTGCAAGTGCCCTCTTGCACATAGATGAGTCTGCTGGGCTTGGCAGACTGGctaaacaaaaaccaaagaaaaggagaagacctGATTCCAGGCAGTACCAAACAGGTGAGGGCACATGAGTTCCACAGCGCAGCGTGCTTTGCGAGCTCTCAGATGAAACTCTAGTATGTATCCCCAAAGGTGTTGTGATGACATTTTAGCTGCTAGACCACGTAGCGCTTTTGTGTattgaatttgaaaatataattttaagaattcAGTGATATTCATGAATGATTTccttggattaaaaaaagaaaaaaggggggagcggataaaacatggatgaaaaaattcaaaactcGGGTGATTTTTATGTGGATATGAAAAGAAATACCTCAAATATGTTGgaagcattaattttttttaaagaccaaatatatttaaagaatctGATTATGTCAGCATAAAGCAGGAATACTTTACAGAGCAGCAAGGCAAGTACTTCAGTTCTTGTGACATATTCTTGTCTATTCTTGTATGCTGATTTGCATATTAAAATTCTGTAGACATATTTAAGCTTTACTGTAAATTGACATAAGTTATGTTGTTAGAATAACCAAAGCAGAAACTGTGATTATGAAACTTTGTTTTTATCAATAATTTCCCACCAATTTCTCAATTGATACAGCTGCAGTCACTAGTTGGTAGAAGTTacgtatttattcatttatttttttttaaactggagggAGTGAGGTTGGTACAGTCATACTGAATGGAGTTTCCAGACCAGGTTCTCTTTTTGATGAGGCTGCTGTATCTCTTATGTTGAAAAATTGTAAAAGGAATGATGCTAAGTAGCAAATAGCCTAACATAGGAGTACTTGCCCAATAATGTTCAGAACACATGCTTTAAATTCTTGAAGAAACCAAAACAGAACTTGGTTTGATCACTCAtgctcctttcttttcctttcttagcAATAATTATTGGCCCTGATGGACATCCCTTGACTGTCTATCCTTGCATGATTTGTGGGAAAAAGTTTAAGTCGAGAGGTTTTttgaaaaggcacatgaaaaaccATCctgaacaccttaccaagaagaAGTACCGCTGTACTGACTGTGATTACACTACCAACAAGAAGATAAGTTTACACAACCACCTGGAGAGCCACAAGCTGACCAGCAAGGCAGAGAAGGCCATCGAATGCGACGAATGTGGGAAGCATTTCTCTCACGCTGGGGCTTTGTTTACTCACAAAATGGTGCATAAGGAAAAAGGAGCCAACAAAATGCACAAGTGTAAATTCTGTGAATATGAGACAGCTGAACAAGGGTTGTTGAATCGCCACCTTTTGGCGGTCCACAGCAAGAACTTTCCTCATATATGTGTGGAGTGTGGTAAAGGTTTTCGTCACCCATCAGAGCTCAAAAAGCACATGCGAATCCATACTGGGGAGAAGCCGTACCAATGCCAGTACTGCGAATATAGGTCTGCAGACTCTTCTAACTTGAAAACGCATGTAAAAACTAAGCATAGTAAAGAGATGCCATTCAAGTGTGACATTTGTCTTCTGACTTTCTCAGATACCAAAGAGGTGCAGCAACATGCTCTTATCCAccaagaaagcaaaacacaccaGTGTTTGCATTGCGACCACAAGAGTTCGAACTCAAGCGATTTGAAACGACACATAATTTCGGTTCACACAAAGGACTACCCCCATAAGTGTGATATGTGTGATAAAGGCTTTCACAGGCCTTCAGAACTCAAGAAACATGTGGCTGCCCACAAGGGTAAAAAAATGCACCAGTGTAGACATTGTGACTTTAAGATTGCAGATCCGTTCGTTCTAAGTCGCCATATTCTCTCAGTTCACACAAAAGATCTTCCATTTAGGTGTAAGAGATGTAGAAAGGGATTTAGGCAACAGAATGAGCTTAAAAAGCATATGAAGACACACAGTGGTAGGAAAGTATATCAGTGTGAGTACTGTGAGTATAGCACTACAGATGCCTCAGGCTTTAAACGGCACGTTATCTCCATTCATACGAAAGACTATCCCCACCGTTGTGAGTACTGCAAGAAAGGGTTCCGAAGACCTTCAGAAAAGAACCAGCACATAATGCGACATCATAAAGAAGTTGGCCTGCCCTAACAATACTTCTACAGACTTTTGTAGAGATGTTGGCCTTGAAgcagaaaattcattttaaagcCACAGTCTCGTTCACATACAATACTGTATATTGATTTATGCTGTGTACAAATAGAATTATTGCTtctagttgactttttttttttaccatttgttcaatAGTGTGTTCTGAATTCTATTCAGTTTGTTTAATAAATGGGGAAAAGCAGCAACAAGCAAGTTGCAGCAACAAGCAAGTTGCAGCAACAAGCAAGTTGCAGCAACAAGCAAGTTGCAGCAACAAGCAAGTTGCAGCAACAAGCAAGTTGCAGCAACAAGCTTTTAATAAAGTAATCCCTGATTCTATACTGAGTTTTTCTATCTtagaagttttatatttatttaaatatttaccttGCTTACCTTGATGGTACTCTTCTAAGACCATTTAACTTAAAGTTAAGGTAATTTTAGATTGGTAACTCTTAAAGTaatgttgacttattttttttttccccataaatttCTCACAATAAAATTGTCAGAGACATCTACTAATATAAATGGGAGATTTTATGGTCAGGTCTAACTATCCTAACATGGGAGTCATTTACTCatcttgttttaatattttcagaccacatGACAATGAAAGTTTCCATTTGAGCTTTTGTGTCCCTGGCATCGCTGAGTAAAGAGCAGTGGCTGGGTTTGTGTTTACCTTTCGTTTTGTTCAGCAGACAGAATATACTTTTGGGGGTGCTTTCTTTGGAGTATTTACATCTTTTGTCAGCATAGCAAACTTTTAGAAAACTTTATTGAAAAATTTTGCTTGATCCTGTTGTATTTTGTCTGTGCTGCTTTGTGTTGGAATGGTTGTGTGCTACAGATGAGACTTACTGAGGAC
Coding sequences:
- the ZFX gene encoding zinc finger X-chromosomal protein yields the protein MDEDGLELQPQEPNSYFDATGADATHMDGDQIVVEVQETVFVSDVVDSDITVHNFVPDDPDSVVIQDVIEDVVIEDVQCPDIMEEADVSETVIIPEQVLDSDVTEEVSLAHCTVPDDVLASDITSASMSMPEHVLTSESIHVSDVGHVEHVVHDSVVEAEIVTDPLTADVVSEEVLVADCASEAIIDANGIPVDQQDDDKSNCEDYLMISLDDAGKIEHDGSSGMTMDAESEIDPCKVDGTCPEVIKVYIFKADPGEDDLGGTVDIVESEPENDHGVELLDQNSSIRVPREKMVYMTVNDSQQEDEDLNVAEIADEVYMEVIVGEEDAAAAAAAAAAHEQQIDDNEIKTFMPIAWAAAYGNNSDGIENRNGTASALLHIDESAGLGRLAKQKPKKRRRPDSRQYQTAIIIGPDGHPLTVYPCMICGKKFKSRGFLKRHMKNHPEHLTKKKYRCTDCDYTTNKKISLHNHLESHKLTSKAEKAIECDECGKHFSHAGALFTHKMVHKEKGANKMHKCKFCEYETAEQGLLNRHLLAVHSKNFPHICVECGKGFRHPSELKKHMRIHTGEKPYQCQYCEYRSADSSNLKTHVKTKHSKEMPFKCDICLLTFSDTKEVQQHALIHQESKTHQCLHCDHKSSNSSDLKRHIISVHTKDYPHKCDMCDKGFHRPSELKKHVAAHKGKKMHQCRHCDFKIADPFVLSRHILSVHTKDLPFRCKRCRKGFRQQNELKKHMKTHSGRKVYQCEYCEYSTTDASGFKRHVISIHTKDYPHRCEYCKKGFRRPSEKNQHIMRHHKEVGLP